A genomic stretch from Aerococcaceae bacterium zg-1292 includes:
- the treR gene encoding trehalose operon repressor, with product MNKFERIYLDIEKKIKTGVFPIGSLIPSEHDLAETYGVSRETIRKAQKLLLENGFIQKKQGRGSVVLDFHRFSFPISGLVSHKELQDEQGIQSETQIILNDIEPTPEFLVGKFDIRPGEKFIHLVRTRSVKGEVMIVDEDYIRCKYVPNIPHSHALRSIYHYFEEELNLEISYANKYGVAEKANEMGINLMKLTPLDYVINVSSEVFLEDTSFFQYTTSYHRLEKFSFSEFARRRKRVGK from the coding sequence ATGAATAAATTTGAACGAATTTACTTAGATATTGAAAAGAAAATTAAAACAGGGGTCTTTCCAATAGGCTCCTTAATTCCAAGTGAACATGATTTAGCAGAAACTTACGGTGTTTCAAGAGAAACGATTCGTAAAGCACAAAAATTATTATTAGAAAATGGCTTTATTCAAAAGAAACAAGGTCGTGGTTCGGTTGTTTTAGATTTCCATCGCTTTTCTTTTCCGATTAGTGGTTTAGTTAGTCATAAAGAATTGCAAGATGAGCAAGGGATTCAGTCAGAGACACAAATTATTCTCAATGATATTGAACCTACACCTGAATTTTTAGTTGGAAAATTTGATATTAGACCCGGCGAGAAATTTATCCACTTAGTGCGGACACGTTCAGTTAAAGGTGAAGTCATGATTGTTGATGAAGACTATATTCGTTGTAAATATGTACCAAATATTCCTCATTCTCACGCATTGCGTTCTATTTATCATTATTTTGAAGAGGAATTGAATTTAGAAATTAGTTATGCGAATAAATATGGGGTGGCTGAAAAAGCGAATGAAATGGGTATTAACTTAATGAAATTGACGCCACTCGATTATGTCATCAATGTCAGTAGCGAAGTCTTTTTAGAAGATACGTCTTTCTTCCAATATACAACCAGTTACCATCGCTTAGAGAAATTTAGTTTCTCAGAATTTGCCCGTCGGCGCAAACGTGTTGGAAAGTAA
- the treP gene encoding PTS system trehalose-specific EIIBC component encodes MSQFKQDAQSLLDLVGGTENIAAVTHCATRMRFALVDPQKANVEAIEKLSSVKGTFTQAGQFQVIIGNAVSEFYKDFSAISGVTQASKDDVKKAAEKNQNKLQQAMAFLAEIFAPIIPAIIVGGLILGFRNILEGVGFESLGQKVVDGIAQMNADGTPVYNSIVDVSQFWAGVNHFLWLPGEAIFHFLPVGIVWAVTRRMGTTQILGIVLGLTLVSPQLLNAYGAAGALADGTVPQWDFGFFKVNMIGYQAQVIPAMLAGLTLGYLEKFWRRIVPEMLSMILVPFLALVPAVILAHTVLGPIGWWLGNIISTVVLAGLTGPFKWLFGAIFGALYSPLVITGLHHMTNAIDTQLIADTATNTTGLWPMIALSNIAQGSAVVGYWWLTRHDKEESQVTIPSFVSAYLGVTEPAMFGITLKYVYPFVAAMIGSSIAGLIATTFNVQAVSIGVGGLPGFLVITRDSMLFFILAMIVAIVIPITLTILFKKMNLFSSKKA; translated from the coding sequence ATGTCACAATTCAAACAAGATGCACAATCGTTGTTGGATTTGGTTGGGGGAACTGAAAATATCGCTGCGGTTACGCACTGCGCAACGCGTATGCGATTTGCTTTAGTTGACCCACAAAAAGCAAATGTCGAAGCGATTGAGAAATTAAGTTCGGTAAAAGGAACGTTTACTCAAGCAGGACAATTTCAAGTTATTATCGGAAATGCAGTATCAGAATTTTATAAAGATTTTTCTGCCATTTCAGGTGTAACGCAAGCATCCAAAGATGATGTAAAAAAAGCAGCAGAGAAAAATCAAAATAAATTGCAACAAGCAATGGCCTTTTTAGCTGAAATTTTTGCACCGATTATTCCTGCAATTATTGTTGGTGGTTTGATTTTAGGTTTTCGTAATATTTTAGAAGGAGTTGGATTTGAATCCCTCGGACAAAAAGTAGTCGATGGTATCGCACAAATGAATGCCGATGGGACACCAGTCTATAATTCAATTGTTGATGTTAGCCAATTTTGGGCAGGAGTAAACCACTTCCTATGGTTACCTGGGGAAGCAATTTTCCACTTTTTACCGGTTGGTATTGTATGGGCAGTAACACGCCGTATGGGTACGACTCAAATTTTAGGTATTGTATTAGGGTTGACACTTGTTTCGCCGCAATTATTAAATGCATACGGCGCTGCAGGTGCATTGGCAGATGGTACGGTTCCGCAATGGGATTTTGGTTTTTTCAAAGTAAATATGATTGGTTATCAAGCACAAGTTATTCCTGCGATGTTAGCTGGTTTAACATTAGGTTATCTTGAAAAATTCTGGCGTCGTATTGTACCGGAAATGTTATCCATGATTTTAGTACCATTTTTAGCCTTAGTACCTGCAGTTATTTTAGCGCATACGGTACTAGGACCAATTGGTTGGTGGTTAGGTAACATTATTTCAACAGTTGTATTAGCTGGATTAACAGGACCGTTCAAATGGTTATTTGGTGCTATTTTTGGTGCGCTATATTCACCATTAGTAATTACTGGATTACATCATATGACTAATGCCATCGATACGCAATTAATTGCAGATACTGCAACGAATACAACAGGTTTATGGCCGATGATTGCTCTATCTAATATTGCACAAGGTTCAGCAGTAGTTGGATACTGGTGGTTAACACGCCACGATAAAGAAGAATCTCAAGTGACGATTCCATCATTTGTATCAGCTTATCTAGGTGTAACAGAACCAGCAATGTTTGGTATTACGTTAAAATATGTCTATCCATTCGTAGCAGCGATGATTGGTTCAAGTATTGCTGGTTTAATTGCTACAACCTTCAATGTACAAGCCGTATCAATTGGTGTTGGTGGTTTACCAGGATTTTTAGTTATTACTAGAGACTCAATGTTATTCTTTATTTTAGCAATGATAGTGGCCATTGTAATTCCAATTACCTTGACCATCTTATTTAAGAAAATGAATTTATTTTCAAGTAAAAAAGCATAG
- the mnmE gene encoding tRNA uridine-5-carboxymethylaminomethyl(34) synthesis GTPase MnmE yields the protein MYQMDTIVAISTALGEGAIGIVRLSGPQAIELAAKVFKGKDLKQMASHTIHYGHIVDPKDKMIIDEVMVSIMRSPRSFTTEDVVEINCHGGVIAVQRILDLLLQVGARLAEPGEFTKRAFLNGRIDLSQAEAVMDLIQAKTSRAMAASMNQLKGSLSEKIRQLRQEMLQTLAQVEVTIDYPEYDDVEEVSLQYLHETSQTVKQQIKQILQQAQQGKLFREGIQTAIIGRPNVGKSSLLNRLTGIEKAIVTDIEGTTRDTIEEYVNIRGVPLKLIDTAGIRQTDELVEQIGVDKSRQLMEQADLIILLLNQSEPLQETDIELLTATNGKTRIILLNKQDLPMQLNQKVLAQYTDKDEVIYTSMATENGIEQLEQAIEQKFFAGQLQATDVNYLLNSRHTALLHQAIAALDEVLDAIDASMPVDLIQIDFTKAWDLLGEIIGESVQDELLDKLFSQFCLGK from the coding sequence ATGTATCAAATGGACACCATCGTTGCGATTTCAACTGCATTAGGTGAAGGTGCGATTGGGATTGTACGTTTAAGTGGTCCGCAAGCCATTGAATTGGCGGCAAAAGTATTTAAAGGAAAAGATTTAAAGCAAATGGCGAGTCATACAATTCACTATGGTCATATTGTTGACCCAAAAGATAAGATGATTATAGATGAGGTAATGGTTAGTATTATGCGCTCGCCACGTTCATTTACAACTGAAGATGTTGTGGAAATCAATTGTCATGGTGGTGTTATCGCTGTGCAGCGGATTTTAGATTTATTATTGCAAGTTGGTGCTCGCTTAGCAGAACCTGGTGAATTTACAAAACGTGCCTTTTTAAACGGCCGTATCGATTTGTCACAAGCTGAAGCTGTGATGGATTTAATTCAAGCAAAAACAAGTCGTGCAATGGCTGCTTCGATGAATCAATTAAAGGGGAGTCTATCGGAAAAAATCCGTCAATTAAGACAGGAAATGCTACAAACCTTGGCGCAAGTTGAAGTAACGATCGATTATCCTGAATACGATGACGTTGAAGAAGTATCGCTACAATATTTACATGAGACGTCACAGACAGTTAAACAGCAAATTAAGCAAATCTTACAACAAGCACAACAAGGAAAATTATTCCGGGAAGGTATTCAAACAGCCATTATCGGTCGTCCGAATGTTGGAAAATCAAGTCTCTTAAACCGATTGACGGGGATTGAAAAGGCGATTGTAACGGATATTGAAGGAACTACCCGCGATACAATTGAAGAATATGTTAATATTCGCGGCGTACCATTAAAACTAATTGATACTGCTGGTATTCGTCAAACCGATGAATTAGTTGAGCAGATTGGTGTTGATAAATCGAGACAATTAATGGAACAAGCTGATTTAATTATCTTATTATTGAATCAGTCGGAACCACTGCAAGAAACAGATATCGAATTATTAACCGCAACAAACGGTAAGACACGTATTATCTTGTTGAATAAGCAAGATTTACCGATGCAGCTAAATCAAAAAGTTTTAGCTCAGTACACCGATAAAGATGAAGTGATTTACACGTCAATGGCAACAGAAAATGGTATTGAACAATTAGAACAGGCGATTGAGCAGAAATTTTTTGCGGGACAGTTACAAGCGACAGATGTTAATTATTTACTCAATTCAAGACATACTGCCTTGCTTCATCAAGCGATTGCTGCATTAGATGAGGTGTTAGATGCGATTGACGCTAGTATGCCAGTCGATTTAATTCAAATTGATTTTACAAAAGCGTGGGATTTATTGGGTGAAATCATCGGAGAAAGTGTTCAAGACGAGTTATTAGACAAACTATTTAGCCAATTTTGCTTAGGAAAGTAG
- the mnmG gene encoding tRNA uridine-5-carboxymethylaminomethyl(34) synthesis enzyme MnmG, protein MQTFEAGQYDVIVVGAGHAGSEAALASARMGSKTLLLTLNLEMVAFMPCNPSVGGPAKGVVVREIDALGGEMGRNIDKTYIQMRLLNTGKGPAVQALRAQADKHLYAQSMKQVLENTENLDLKQGLVNELIVEDGACKGVITQTGAIYRSNAVVLTAGTSSRGKIIIGELSYSSGPNNTLPSIKLSENLLNLGFELARFKTGTPPRIHRDTIDFELTEIQPGDDSPNHFSFMTPDEDYKEDSVPCWLTHTNESTHEIIQANLHRAPMFSGMVEGVGARYCPSIEDKIVRFSDKPRHQIFIEPEALSTDEMYVQGLSTSMPEDVQLAMIRSIKGMERAELMRPGYAIEYDVVIPHQLRLSLETKLVAGLFTAGQMNGTSGYEEAAGQGLIAGINAALKVQGKDPFIMKRSEGYIGVMIDDLVTKGTTEPYRLLTSRAEYRLLLRHDNADLRLTELGHQLGLVDKERYAQFTLKQQLVSEEIERLMAIRLTPKTKGLIEYLDSIQSTQLKDGILAIDLLKRPEVKYQALVQLIPREQGVLERQVAEQVEIQTKYEGYINKAVQRVEKMKAMEEKAIPENIDYDAIDSLATEAKDRLKKIQPTTLGQASRVSGVNPADIAVLTVYIQQGKIAKVEPDQAK, encoded by the coding sequence ATGCAGACTTTTGAAGCAGGACAATATGATGTTATTGTAGTAGGAGCTGGTCATGCGGGTTCTGAAGCAGCATTAGCAAGTGCACGTATGGGGAGTAAAACATTATTATTAACATTGAATTTAGAAATGGTTGCTTTTATGCCATGTAATCCATCAGTAGGCGGACCTGCCAAAGGGGTGGTCGTTCGTGAAATTGATGCCTTAGGTGGTGAAATGGGAAGAAATATCGATAAAACGTATATTCAAATGCGTTTGTTAAACACAGGTAAAGGTCCAGCCGTACAAGCATTACGAGCACAGGCGGATAAACATCTTTACGCTCAATCAATGAAACAAGTACTTGAAAACACTGAAAATTTGGATTTAAAACAAGGCCTAGTTAATGAATTAATCGTTGAAGACGGTGCTTGTAAAGGAGTTATTACGCAAACAGGAGCGATTTACCGTTCAAACGCTGTGGTATTAACAGCTGGTACTTCTTCACGCGGTAAAATTATTATTGGCGAATTAAGTTATTCCTCAGGTCCTAATAATACCCTACCATCAATTAAATTATCTGAAAATTTGTTAAACTTAGGGTTTGAATTAGCACGATTTAAAACAGGTACACCGCCACGTATTCATCGCGATACTATTGATTTTGAATTAACAGAAATTCAACCAGGTGATGATTCGCCTAATCATTTTTCATTTATGACACCTGATGAGGATTATAAAGAAGACAGTGTTCCGTGTTGGTTAACTCATACGAATGAGTCTACGCATGAAATTATTCAAGCGAATTTACATCGGGCACCAATGTTTAGTGGAATGGTTGAAGGAGTAGGAGCACGATATTGTCCTTCAATTGAGGATAAAATCGTACGCTTCAGTGACAAACCGCGTCATCAAATTTTCATTGAACCAGAAGCATTATCAACCGATGAAATGTATGTGCAAGGATTATCGACTTCGATGCCGGAAGATGTTCAATTAGCCATGATTCGCTCTATAAAGGGAATGGAACGTGCTGAATTGATGCGACCTGGCTATGCGATTGAATACGACGTTGTTATCCCACATCAATTACGTTTATCACTTGAAACAAAATTAGTGGCGGGGCTATTTACGGCCGGACAGATGAATGGAACGAGTGGTTATGAAGAAGCAGCGGGACAAGGTCTTATTGCTGGAATTAATGCCGCCCTTAAAGTGCAAGGCAAAGATCCATTTATTATGAAGCGTAGCGAAGGCTATATTGGTGTTATGATTGATGATTTAGTCACTAAAGGGACGACAGAACCGTATCGTCTGTTAACATCACGTGCAGAATATCGATTATTATTGCGTCACGATAATGCCGATTTACGTTTGACTGAGTTGGGGCATCAATTAGGGTTAGTTGATAAAGAGCGTTATGCACAATTTACATTAAAACAACAATTGGTGAGTGAAGAAATTGAACGATTAATGGCTATTCGTTTGACACCAAAAACAAAAGGTTTAATTGAATATTTAGATAGTATTCAGTCAACGCAGTTGAAAGATGGTATTTTGGCGATTGATTTGTTGAAACGACCAGAAGTAAAATATCAAGCATTGGTACAATTAATTCCCCGCGAACAAGGAGTATTAGAGCGTCAAGTTGCAGAACAAGTTGAAATTCAAACCAAATACGAGGGCTATATCAATAAAGCTGTTCAACGTGTAGAAAAGATGAAAGCGATGGAAGAAAAAGCAATTCCAGAAAATATTGATTATGATGCGATTGATAGCTTGGCTACGGAAGCAAAAGACCGGTTGAAAAAAATTCAGCCGACAACCCTAGGACAAGCCAGTCGTGTCAGTGGTGTAAATCCAGCAGATATTGCAGTTCTAACTGTGTACATTCAACAAGGGAAAATCGCAAAAGTAGAGCCGGACCAAGCGAAATAA
- the treC gene encoding alpha,alpha-phosphotrehalase, giving the protein MAVKDKIIYQLYPKSFNDTTGNGIGDLEGVIERIPYLSKLGINMIWMNPFYPSPQNDNGYDISDYTDIDPLFGTMETFERLVIECQKYGIDIMLDMVFNHTSTEHEWFKKALAGDTYYQDFYYLRPAKSDGSLPTNWESKFGGPAWAPFGDTDLYYLHLYDVTQADLNWHNENVRKELHKVVRFWLEKGVKGFRFDVLNVIGKDQHLVDSQAPGSAQEKSLYTDTPIVHEWINELNQQTFGLRDDIVTVGEMSSTTIENGIRYTNPEENELSMIFSFHHLKVDYDNGDKWSNPPFRFLELKQILNDWQQGMSDYNGWNALFLNNHDQPRSNSRFGDVENYPFQTQTMLATTIQFLRGTPFIYQGEEIGMTNPNYNKIEQYNDIETHNNYQLMLDKGYSIEKAMAIIQSKSRDNSRTPMQWDRSTNAGFSNRLPWLAVANNFTEVNVEQDQVSEHSIFKYYQQLISLRKTEPALIEGTYTPYLLEHDKVMAYVRAYQNERVLVLSHFYAGDVTIEVPTEWQAADKMIGNGNAIIKGNVITLSAYETAVFKRKG; this is encoded by the coding sequence ATGGCAGTAAAAGACAAGATTATTTATCAACTGTATCCTAAGTCATTTAATGATACGACGGGTAACGGAATTGGTGACTTAGAAGGTGTCATTGAAAGAATTCCTTATTTGTCAAAACTCGGAATTAATATGATTTGGATGAATCCTTTTTATCCTTCGCCGCAAAATGATAATGGCTATGACATTAGTGATTATACCGATATTGATCCATTATTTGGTACGATGGAAACTTTTGAACGTTTAGTGATAGAATGTCAAAAGTATGGAATTGATATTATGCTAGATATGGTGTTCAATCATACCTCAACGGAGCATGAGTGGTTTAAAAAGGCATTAGCAGGCGATACATATTATCAAGATTTTTATTATTTACGACCAGCAAAATCAGATGGTAGTTTACCTACTAATTGGGAGTCAAAATTTGGTGGACCGGCATGGGCACCTTTTGGCGATACAGATTTATATTATTTACATCTGTATGATGTGACACAAGCAGATTTAAATTGGCATAATGAAAATGTACGTAAAGAGTTACATAAAGTCGTTCGATTTTGGTTAGAAAAAGGAGTCAAAGGTTTTCGATTTGATGTGTTGAATGTTATCGGGAAAGACCAACATTTAGTGGATAGTCAAGCACCTGGGTCAGCGCAAGAAAAATCACTGTATACTGATACACCGATTGTGCATGAATGGATTAATGAATTAAATCAACAAACGTTTGGTTTACGAGACGATATTGTAACAGTTGGTGAAATGTCTTCAACGACGATTGAAAATGGTATTCGATATACAAATCCTGAAGAAAATGAATTATCCATGATTTTTAGTTTCCATCATTTGAAAGTGGATTATGATAATGGCGACAAATGGAGTAATCCACCGTTTAGATTTTTAGAATTAAAACAGATTTTAAATGATTGGCAGCAAGGAATGTCGGATTATAATGGCTGGAACGCATTATTTTTAAATAACCATGATCAACCACGTTCCAATAGTCGTTTCGGAGATGTAGAAAATTATCCTTTCCAGACGCAGACAATGTTAGCCACGACGATTCAATTTTTACGAGGAACACCGTTTATTTACCAAGGCGAAGAAATCGGGATGACAAACCCTAATTATAATAAAATCGAACAATATAATGACATCGAAACCCATAATAATTACCAATTAATGTTGGACAAAGGTTACTCCATTGAAAAAGCGATGGCGATTATCCAATCAAAATCACGTGATAATAGTCGAACACCGATGCAGTGGGATCGTTCTACGAATGCAGGCTTTTCTAATCGTTTACCTTGGCTGGCAGTAGCTAATAATTTTACGGAAGTGAACGTTGAACAAGACCAAGTTAGTGAACATAGTATTTTCAAATATTATCAGCAGTTAATTTCCTTACGTAAAACCGAACCAGCATTGATTGAAGGAACCTATACACCGTATTTATTAGAACATGATAAGGTAATGGCGTACGTTAGAGCTTATCAAAATGAACGAGTATTAGTCTTGAGTCATTTTTATGCAGGAGATGTAACAATTGAAGTGCCAACTGAATGGCAGGCAGCTGATAAAATGATTGGTAATGGTAATGCAATTATCAAGGGAAATGTTATTACATTAAGTGCCTATGAAACAGCTGTGTTTAAACGAAAGGGATGA
- a CDS encoding GerMN domain-containing protein produces MKQSILLVLGSILLLCGCQKEPMIHLSEAKKSEINAKVNQEKEKTSDELATGVKTDFDSSTFTPYDESKTFDDISQFLIAQPNQRKKLSNQSSAFSLYMDYVDGGLGLIQMREVNGDKVNNKYYSWNTQQMIQLANEKTSAFPMNHLNQVHENPITEMVLLQAPLTKGTSWQAADGIEATITNLYKEIKLTQGTFHDVIEVTYHSADYEIHYYYAKNNGVVAIWQIPASESEKQQHWQVTDMQMNAKMTQAMPIYRPDESNKGQVTLDSIDMSWQTNDQVAMIYTRLFQTLGWISENITVNSVSLDNDVLMIDFSSGVVAAINQHPATEAGVIPAMVETLASHFGVKKVKLSVNGLGLLPDNLPYPDGGVWTANQVNENNEN; encoded by the coding sequence ATGAAACAATCCATTTTATTGGTATTGGGATCAATATTGTTATTATGTGGTTGTCAAAAAGAACCCATGATTCATTTAAGTGAAGCAAAAAAATCCGAAATTAATGCAAAAGTTAACCAGGAAAAAGAAAAAACTTCTGATGAATTAGCGACAGGTGTTAAAACTGATTTTGATTCATCAACGTTTACACCCTATGATGAATCGAAAACATTTGATGATATATCTCAATTTCTTATTGCGCAACCTAATCAACGAAAGAAGCTTAGTAATCAATCGAGTGCTTTTTCCTTGTATATGGATTATGTTGATGGAGGGCTGGGTCTCATTCAAATGCGTGAAGTGAATGGTGATAAAGTAAACAATAAATACTATTCATGGAATACTCAACAGATGATACAACTAGCCAATGAAAAAACATCAGCATTTCCGATGAATCACCTAAATCAGGTGCACGAAAATCCAATTACGGAAATGGTTCTACTTCAAGCGCCGCTGACCAAAGGCACTTCGTGGCAAGCAGCGGATGGGATTGAGGCAACTATTACGAATTTATACAAGGAAATCAAACTAACACAAGGAACCTTTCATGATGTAATTGAAGTAACGTATCATTCAGCGGATTATGAAATTCATTATTATTATGCTAAAAATAATGGTGTAGTAGCGATTTGGCAAATACCGGCATCTGAGTCAGAAAAACAGCAACATTGGCAAGTCACTGATATGCAGATGAATGCGAAGATGACTCAAGCGATGCCAATTTATCGACCAGATGAAAGTAATAAGGGTCAGGTGACGTTGGATAGTATTGATATGTCTTGGCAAACAAATGACCAAGTAGCGATGATTTATACGCGGTTATTTCAAACACTCGGATGGATTTCTGAAAATATTACGGTTAATTCGGTATCATTAGATAATGATGTACTAATGATTGATTTTTCATCAGGGGTTGTAGCAGCAATAAATCAACATCCAGCAACAGAAGCTGGTGTGATTCCGGCAATGGTAGAAACACTTGCTAGTCATTTTGGTGTCAAAAAAGTAAAGTTATCAGTCAATGGTTTAGGGTTATTACCAGACAACTTACCGTATCCAGATGGTGGTGTATGGACAGCAAATCAAGTAAATGAAAATAATGAGAACTGA
- a CDS encoding 8-oxo-dGTP diphosphatase yields MKLSTICYIDNGSQFLLLHRNKRQYDIHKDKWVSVGGKFEPGETPEACAKREILEETGLVAEKMELCGFITFPNFTQDGEDWYSFVYRVTEFSGELQTECPEGTLSWVNYEDIKDKPTWEGDNLFVSWVLERTPFFSANFTYENGQLMEHSVEFYKNT; encoded by the coding sequence ATGAAATTATCGACGATTTGTTATATTGATAATGGCTCACAATTTTTATTGCTTCATCGTAATAAACGCCAGTATGATATTCATAAAGATAAATGGGTTAGTGTAGGTGGAAAATTTGAACCAGGCGAAACACCTGAGGCATGCGCTAAAAGAGAAATTTTAGAAGAAACAGGTTTGGTTGCTGAGAAGATGGAATTATGTGGCTTTATTACATTTCCAAACTTTACACAAGATGGAGAAGATTGGTACAGTTTTGTGTATCGTGTGACGGAGTTTTCTGGCGAATTACAAACAGAGTGTCCAGAAGGTACATTGTCTTGGGTCAATTATGAAGACATTAAAGATAAACCAACATGGGAAGGGGATAACCTATTTGTATCATGGGTATTAGAACGAACACCATTTTTTTCAGCTAATTTTACCTATGAAAATGGACAATTGATGGAGCATTCGGTAGAATTTTATAAAAATACATAA
- a CDS encoding protein jag, translating to MEQSTTVRAETVEKAVKIALTKLNITRDEAQINVISEGKKGLFGFGKQDAIVEVSANQKIDISTLETVMDEPTIEVTKPEVTVQSEAVEEDSLVEEDVVVPVEMIEVAEQEATAETVEQPTTAETKTESETEIDLAAKHELVARYLEDVIRAYGAESTIEVENKRNQLIFNIQTEKSGLIIGKHGKIINALQVLAQVKVHQYDRRRQSIILNIGDYRDRRATVLEQIAERTAKEVLRTKQSVVLDPLPSYERKQIHAYLSKVDHIETHSEGRDPNRYLVVEYKA from the coding sequence ATGGAACAAAGTACTACAGTAAGAGCCGAAACAGTTGAGAAAGCAGTTAAAATTGCTTTGACTAAATTAAATATTACCCGTGATGAAGCTCAAATTAACGTGATTAGTGAAGGGAAAAAAGGGTTATTTGGTTTTGGTAAACAAGACGCAATCGTAGAAGTAAGTGCAAATCAAAAAATTGATATTTCTACACTCGAAACAGTGATGGATGAGCCAACGATTGAAGTAACAAAACCAGAAGTCACCGTACAATCTGAGGCAGTGGAAGAAGATAGTTTAGTGGAAGAAGATGTTGTTGTTCCAGTTGAAATGATTGAAGTAGCTGAGCAAGAAGCAACTGCTGAAACGGTTGAACAGCCAACTACTGCTGAAACTAAAACTGAATCAGAAACTGAGATAGATTTAGCAGCTAAACATGAATTAGTTGCCCGTTACTTAGAAGATGTCATTCGTGCTTATGGTGCTGAGTCAACGATTGAAGTTGAAAATAAACGCAACCAACTTATCTTCAATATTCAAACTGAAAAGTCAGGTCTGATTATTGGAAAACACGGTAAAATTATTAATGCATTACAAGTTTTAGCGCAAGTGAAGGTTCATCAATATGATCGTCGACGTCAGTCTATTATTTTAAATATTGGTGATTATCGTGATCGTCGTGCGACTGTATTGGAACAAATTGCCGAGCGTACTGCCAAAGAAGTATTACGTACGAAGCAATCGGTCGTGCTAGATCCATTGCCAAGTTATGAACGAAAACAAATTCATGCTTATTTAAGTAAAGTGGATCACATTGAAACACATTCAGAAGGACGCGATCCAAATCGTTATTTAGTAGTTGAATATAAAGCGTAA